From the Butyrivibrio fibrisolvens genome, one window contains:
- a CDS encoding helix-turn-helix domain-containing protein, giving the protein MSNSVYESIMTGLNEALEDAKSAKKVLKRHKITVEPVKVYEADEVKKIRNSTGMSQKIFASYMGVSDKTVEAWEAGTNHPSGAASRLLSMIEKDKELIIKFPFVTNAMAK; this is encoded by the coding sequence ATGAGTAATAGCGTATATGAAAGCATTATGACAGGTCTTAATGAAGCATTGGAAGATGCCAAGAGTGCTAAGAAGGTACTTAAAAGGCATAAGATAACAGTTGAGCCTGTTAAAGTATATGAAGCAGATGAAGTAAAAAAAATAAGAAATTCAACTGGAATGTCACAGAAGATATTTGCAAGTTATATGGGCGTTTCAGACAAGACAGTTGAAGCATGGGAAGCAGGAACAAATCATCCATCAGGAGCTGCAAGCAGACTTCTTAGCATGATTGAGAAGGATAAGGAGCTTATTATTAAGTTTCCTTTTGTGACAAATGCAATGGCAAAATAA